A section of the Candidatus Binatia bacterium genome encodes:
- the fumC gene encoding fumarate hydratase class II: protein MAKTRTERDSMGEIDVPAEAYYGASTERARRTFQVSSLRFSRRFLWALGLVKAAAARVNTSLGLLPAEVGEAIEKAALEVAGGKFDAEFVVDVFQTGSGTSTNMNANEVIATRARELLGRDRADRAAVHPNDHVNLGQSTNDVFPTAIHVAALAELERHTLPAMAELADAFEQKATEFSAIVKAGRTHLQDAVPMTLGQEFSGYASVIRHGIVRLENTRLHVAELPLGGTAVGTGLNAHPEFAPRVIAELRRLTGLMFTRAKNAFEALQQRDAAVELSGAVRTVAVGLMKIANDLRLLSSGPRTGFAEIELPATQPGSSIMPGKVNPVVPEAVNMVCARLIGNDATIAIAGLNGNLELNTMMPILAYTLLDSLELLGNAARLLAEKCVRGIRADAERCRQHAERSLALVTAVAPRIGYDEAARIYKLALERDLSIREVLRAEGKLSPAEIEELLDLERMTRGGRV from the coding sequence ATGGCCAAGACGCGGACCGAGCGCGATTCGATGGGCGAGATCGACGTGCCCGCGGAAGCTTACTACGGGGCCTCGACCGAGCGGGCGCGCCGCACATTTCAGGTTTCTTCACTGCGTTTTAGCCGTCGTTTCTTGTGGGCCTTGGGTTTGGTCAAGGCGGCTGCAGCGCGCGTAAACACGAGCCTGGGGTTGCTGCCAGCGGAAGTGGGTGAGGCCATCGAGAAAGCCGCACTCGAAGTTGCCGGAGGCAAGTTCGATGCGGAGTTCGTCGTGGACGTGTTTCAAACTGGTTCGGGAACGTCCACGAACATGAATGCAAACGAAGTGATTGCAACCCGTGCTCGTGAGCTGCTGGGACGCGACCGAGCCGATCGGGCTGCTGTTCATCCGAACGATCACGTGAATCTGGGTCAGAGTACCAACGACGTGTTCCCGACCGCTATTCATGTTGCCGCGCTGGCGGAACTGGAGCGCCACACCCTTCCCGCCATGGCGGAATTGGCGGATGCCTTCGAGCAAAAAGCCACCGAGTTTTCGGCCATTGTCAAAGCCGGGCGCACGCATTTGCAGGATGCAGTGCCCATGACCTTGGGTCAGGAATTTTCTGGCTACGCGAGCGTGATTCGACATGGAATCGTGCGCTTGGAAAATACGCGCTTGCACGTGGCCGAGCTGCCCCTCGGGGGCACCGCAGTGGGGACGGGTTTAAACGCGCATCCGGAATTCGCGCCGCGGGTGATTGCGGAACTCCGCCGGCTAACCGGGCTCATGTTTACGCGTGCGAAAAATGCTTTTGAAGCCTTGCAGCAGCGGGATGCGGCGGTCGAGCTCTCGGGTGCCGTTCGCACGGTCGCCGTGGGCTTGATGAAAATCGCCAACGATTTACGGCTGCTCAGCTCTGGACCGCGGACGGGTTTCGCCGAGATCGAGTTGCCGGCGACTCAACCCGGTTCGAGCATCATGCCGGGCAAGGTCAACCCCGTGGTTCCCGAGGCCGTAAATATGGTGTGTGCCCGCTTGATCGGAAACGACGCCACGATCGCCATTGCGGGCCTCAACGGCAACTTGGAGTTGAACACCATGATGCCGATCTTGGCGTATACGCTGTTGGATAGTTTGGAGCTTCTGGGTAACGCCGCCCGCTTGCTCGCGGAAAAGTGCGTTCGTGGAATTCGGGCGGATGCAGAGCGTTGCCGGCAACATGCCGAGAGATCGTTGGCTCTCGTCACCGCCGTGGCGCCGCGGATTGGCTACGACGAAGCGGCGCGCATTTACAAGCTGGCGCTGGAACGCGATCTCTCGATTCGAGAGGTCTTGCGCGCGGAGGGGAAGCTGAGTCCAGCAGAAATCGAGGAACTGTTGGATTTGGAACGCATGACTCGGGGCGGCCGAGTTTAA
- the apt gene encoding adenine phosphoribosyltransferase: MEQAVRAPELRRWIRDIPNFPKPGIVFRDVTPLLAHGPAFRSAVDLLASPYKGGVDVVLGIESRGFIFGAAVAYALGAGLVVVRKPGKLPAEKIRAAYELEYGTDALEIHRDAFEGATRVLIVDDLLATGGTASAACELVERLGGEVVACAFVIELTALGGRQRLAPRQVLSLIQY, encoded by the coding sequence ATGGAACAAGCCGTCAGGGCGCCCGAGCTTCGTCGTTGGATCCGCGACATTCCGAACTTTCCCAAGCCCGGAATTGTTTTTCGCGACGTCACTCCACTGTTGGCGCATGGGCCAGCGTTTCGCAGTGCGGTGGATCTGCTGGCCAGCCCCTACAAAGGGGGTGTGGACGTGGTGCTGGGGATCGAGTCCAGAGGGTTCATCTTCGGCGCTGCCGTCGCGTATGCTCTCGGTGCCGGGCTCGTCGTGGTACGCAAGCCAGGAAAACTACCCGCTGAAAAGATCCGCGCTGCATACGAGCTGGAGTACGGCACAGACGCTTTGGAGATCCACCGCGATGCCTTCGAAGGTGCCACGCGCGTACTGATCGTGGACGACCTGTTAGCCACGGGTGGAACAGCCAGCGCCGCCTGTGAGCTCGTCGAGCGACTGGGTGGCGAAGTGGTGGCGTGCGCGTTTGTCATCGAGCTCACGGCGCTCGGCGGACGCCAGCGGCTGGCTCCCCGACAGGTGTTGTCGTTGATCCAGTATTGA
- a CDS encoding lipoprotein, with translation MGASRNGWRGSPARAAGMVFLLAAVAMASGCGGSAIYRVRRGDTLAAIAARHGVSIAELARTNRLSDPNCILEGQELRIPKRKRDVSSSAARGMRPRGGNVPSLSRKFLSRWQGRLHWPVPDGEISSVYGVRFGSLHTGVDIHAPVGSRVEAAADGEVVFAGELRGYGLTVILLHEGGLTTLYAHNQRNLVREGQRVKRGQSIARVGTSGRTTGPNLHFEVRYNKLAFDPALVLPVRTLAEPRRQSPWGG, from the coding sequence ATGGGTGCGAGTCGGAATGGGTGGAGAGGGTCGCCTGCCAGGGCAGCGGGCATGGTGTTCTTGTTGGCGGCCGTAGCGATGGCCAGCGGGTGTGGTGGAAGCGCGATTTATCGCGTACGTCGGGGGGATACCCTCGCTGCCATTGCGGCACGCCACGGAGTGTCCATTGCGGAACTGGCTCGGACAAACCGTCTGAGCGATCCCAATTGCATTCTTGAGGGTCAAGAACTGCGTATCCCAAAACGCAAAAGAGATGTGAGCTCTTCGGCGGCACGCGGCATGAGGCCGCGGGGCGGCAACGTCCCCTCGCTGAGCCGAAAGTTTCTATCCCGTTGGCAAGGGCGGCTTCATTGGCCCGTACCAGACGGCGAGATTTCTTCGGTGTATGGCGTAAGGTTCGGCTCCCTCCACACCGGAGTGGATATTCACGCTCCGGTGGGAAGCCGCGTGGAAGCTGCGGCAGATGGCGAGGTCGTCTTTGCAGGAGAATTGCGGGGATACGGACTCACAGTGATCCTGCTGCATGAAGGGGGCTTGACAACGCTTTACGCCCACAACCAGCGCAACCTCGTGCGAGAAGGGCAGCGCGTCAAACGCGGTCAAAGCATTGCGCGGGTTGGAACGAGCGGGCGCACCACCGGCCCGAACTTGCATTTCGAGGTGCGCTACAACAAACTCGCCTTTGATCCGGCTTTAGTTCTTCCGGTGCGGACACTGGCCGAACCACGCCGCCAGAGTCCATGGGGCGGATAA
- the surE gene encoding 5'-nucleotidase SurE codes for MAILVSNDDGIAAAGLQALVAALESLDEVWVVAPDRNQSAVSHALTLHRPLRIEPVAERRFSVDGTPTDCINLALNAVLPERPRLVVSGINHGANLGEDVTYSGTVSAAMEATLLGVPAIAVSLMGTEEFDFRAAAEFSRALAATVMAEGLPPDTLLNVNIPPGPREGIKGYLLTRQGKRRYSDVIVEKVDPRGKKYYWIGGGEMNFVAAEGTDFAAVHSGYISITPLHLDLTNYASLQRLANLHIEWP; via the coding sequence GTGGCTATTTTGGTGAGCAACGACGACGGAATCGCGGCCGCGGGGCTGCAGGCGTTGGTGGCGGCGCTAGAGTCGCTGGACGAGGTGTGGGTCGTGGCTCCGGATCGCAACCAGAGTGCCGTGAGCCACGCACTCACATTGCACCGTCCGCTGCGGATCGAGCCGGTGGCCGAGCGGCGTTTCAGTGTGGATGGAACACCCACGGATTGTATTAACCTTGCGCTGAACGCGGTGCTGCCGGAGCGGCCACGGCTCGTCGTTTCCGGCATCAATCACGGCGCCAATCTCGGGGAGGACGTGACTTACTCCGGGACGGTTTCCGCCGCCATGGAAGCGACTTTGCTGGGTGTGCCTGCCATTGCCGTATCCTTGATGGGAACCGAAGAGTTCGACTTTAGGGCTGCGGCCGAGTTTAGCCGTGCGTTGGCCGCGACGGTGATGGCGGAAGGACTTCCTCCCGACACGTTGCTCAACGTGAACATTCCGCCTGGGCCGCGCGAGGGTATCAAGGGATACTTACTTACCCGACAGGGCAAGCGCCGCTACAGCGACGTGATTGTGGAGAAAGTCGATCCCCGCGGAAAAAAATACTACTGGATCGGCGGTGGGGAGATGAACTTCGTGGCCGCGGAAGGAACGGACTTTGCCGCGGTCCATTCCGGCTACATTTCGATTACTCCCTTGCACTTGGATTTAACGAACTACGCCTCGCTCCAGCGGCTGGCCAACCTCCACATCGAGTGGCCTTGA
- the ihfA-1 gene encoding integration host factor subunit alpha yields MTVTKGDIIERVCARLHCSRGEGAELVEAVFEIIKHRLEQGEKVKISGFGNFTVREKRPRRGRNPQTGEEIIIRGRRVLSFKPSHVFKRAVNHRLTRNRTARAVEGA; encoded by the coding sequence GTGACTGTAACAAAAGGCGACATTATTGAGCGCGTTTGTGCTCGGCTTCATTGTTCGCGCGGTGAGGGGGCCGAACTCGTAGAAGCGGTTTTCGAGATTATCAAACATCGCCTGGAACAAGGCGAGAAAGTCAAGATCTCTGGCTTTGGGAACTTCACGGTTCGGGAAAAACGGCCTCGGCGGGGGCGCAATCCGCAAACCGGTGAGGAAATCATCATTCGCGGGCGGCGGGTGCTCTCCTTCAAACCAAGCCACGTGTTCAAACGAGCCGTAAATCACCGGCTTACGCGGAATCGCACGGCACGAGCCGTGGAGGGGGCGTAA
- the pheT gene encoding phenylalanine--tRNA ligase beta subunit, with translation MRVSWNWLQEFVEVSEPVEAVAERLTQAGLEVESIEVFGQGLEHVVAGEVVSVTHLPDTPGFVACEVLAGGDLPPVAVITPFPVRAGQRVAVALLGAKLPSGDEVRLVEVSGRRSEARICTEADLRLGSNSNEPFWLPVEVSTGTPISVALGLKDTILEVAVTPNRGDCLSILGIAREVAALTGQRLRRPRIRVAERLGPTAEFVRVNIAPDAACHRYVARVFTDVHVGASPLWMQYRLKAVGLRPVNNIVDVTNYVMWERGQPLHAFDYDRLPAREITVRHASQREEFVTLDGETRVVEPGDLLITSGEKPVALAGIIGGANTEVSEATRRVLLESAWFSPRTVRRTAKRLGLKTEASYRFERGVDIEGVSVAADRAGALLGELCGARASSGRVDEYPRPHVPAPLAVRLAKVEELLGVSVGRQEMVGALRSLGFDTSPAPRGTVTVTPPSYRQDVEREIDVVEEVARLLGYDRLPATMPRSTLGGKGLGPLERAARNVRRLLVGLGLHEAIPLAFASAQENQDFAGIVSGRLPVRLRNPLSREDAEMRLSLVSGLVRAARHNLAQGAEAVALFVVGKVFWRDEQGPYRERLHIGGLVCPRFPEHGIGWRRKVTEFADIKGVMDTLLEFAAAPLPRYERAEGLSSFHPGKVAYVNVEGERLAVLGALHPKIERRYELASPCWVFELDLETCLQYRRARFSASELPRFPAVKRDLAIVVEEGFPAGAVLDLIRQWEAGTCIVEAVELVDEYIGPPIPAGHKSLTYSVWYRSPGRTLTDPEVNDVHTRLMEALVDRLGVRPR, from the coding sequence ATGCGGGTGAGCTGGAACTGGTTGCAAGAGTTTGTCGAGGTGAGCGAGCCCGTGGAAGCGGTAGCCGAGCGGCTGACGCAAGCGGGACTCGAAGTCGAAAGTATCGAAGTGTTCGGACAGGGATTGGAGCATGTCGTTGCCGGGGAGGTGGTTTCGGTGACCCACCTCCCGGATACGCCGGGCTTCGTGGCCTGTGAGGTGCTGGCAGGTGGCGACCTCCCTCCCGTTGCGGTGATCACGCCATTCCCGGTCCGCGCCGGACAACGCGTGGCGGTGGCTCTCCTCGGCGCCAAGTTGCCGAGCGGAGACGAGGTGCGACTGGTGGAGGTCAGCGGCCGGCGCTCGGAAGCAAGGATTTGTACCGAAGCGGATCTCCGTTTAGGGTCGAACAGCAACGAGCCGTTTTGGCTTCCCGTCGAGGTATCGACCGGCACCCCCATATCCGTGGCTTTGGGCCTGAAGGACACAATTCTGGAGGTGGCCGTCACGCCCAACCGGGGCGATTGTTTGAGCATCTTGGGCATTGCCCGGGAAGTGGCCGCGTTAACCGGGCAGCGGCTGCGTCGGCCCAGGATCCGAGTGGCGGAGCGACTCGGGCCCACTGCAGAGTTTGTTCGTGTGAACATCGCTCCGGATGCGGCCTGCCACCGCTACGTGGCGCGGGTGTTTACCGACGTGCATGTAGGCGCTTCGCCCTTGTGGATGCAGTACCGCCTCAAGGCGGTGGGGCTTCGGCCGGTGAACAACATCGTGGATGTGACCAACTATGTGATGTGGGAGCGAGGACAACCACTGCATGCCTTCGACTACGATCGCCTCCCGGCGCGCGAAATCACCGTGCGGCACGCATCGCAGCGCGAGGAATTCGTCACCTTAGATGGCGAAACCCGTGTCGTGGAACCCGGGGATCTTTTGATCACGAGCGGAGAGAAACCGGTTGCTCTGGCCGGAATTATCGGAGGGGCGAATACCGAGGTCAGTGAGGCAACCCGGCGGGTGTTGCTGGAAAGCGCCTGGTTTTCGCCGCGCACGGTGCGGCGCACAGCAAAGAGGCTGGGTTTGAAAACCGAAGCCTCGTACCGCTTCGAGCGCGGCGTGGACATCGAAGGGGTTTCGGTCGCTGCCGATCGGGCAGGCGCGTTGTTGGGGGAACTGTGCGGCGCCCGCGCCAGCTCCGGGAGGGTGGACGAATACCCGCGCCCTCATGTGCCCGCGCCGCTGGCGGTGCGGCTGGCCAAAGTCGAAGAGCTGCTCGGGGTTTCCGTGGGTCGCCAGGAGATGGTGGGCGCATTGCGGTCCTTGGGATTCGACACGTCGCCTGCGCCCCGCGGAACCGTGACGGTGACGCCCCCGAGTTATCGGCAGGATGTGGAGCGGGAAATTGACGTTGTCGAAGAGGTCGCTCGACTCCTGGGCTACGACCGCCTCCCTGCAACCATGCCGCGCAGTACCCTGGGGGGCAAGGGCCTTGGTCCGCTCGAACGCGCGGCGCGGAATGTCCGCCGGTTGCTGGTGGGCTTAGGTTTGCATGAGGCCATTCCTTTGGCTTTTGCCTCTGCGCAAGAGAATCAGGATTTTGCAGGCATTGTTTCCGGACGGCTGCCCGTGCGGCTCCGTAACCCGCTGTCACGCGAAGATGCGGAAATGCGATTGAGCCTAGTGTCGGGTTTAGTGCGGGCGGCACGGCACAATCTGGCGCAGGGAGCCGAAGCGGTTGCGCTATTCGTTGTGGGCAAGGTGTTTTGGCGAGACGAACAAGGTCCATACCGAGAGCGCCTGCATATAGGAGGGCTCGTGTGCCCGCGGTTTCCGGAGCACGGCATTGGGTGGCGCAGGAAAGTCACGGAGTTTGCGGACATCAAGGGTGTGATGGACACGCTGCTCGAGTTTGCTGCGGCACCTTTGCCACGGTACGAGAGAGCCGAGGGGCTTTCGAGCTTTCACCCTGGCAAGGTCGCTTATGTGAATGTCGAGGGAGAGCGGCTGGCCGTTTTGGGCGCATTGCACCCGAAAATCGAGCGCCGGTACGAACTCGCCTCGCCTTGCTGGGTGTTCGAGCTTGACTTGGAAACCTGCCTCCAGTATCGTCGCGCGCGCTTTTCAGCCAGTGAGCTACCGCGATTTCCGGCCGTAAAGCGCGATTTGGCGATCGTTGTCGAAGAGGGGTTTCCAGCGGGCGCAGTGCTCGATTTGATCCGGCAATGGGAGGCAGGGACGTGTATCGTCGAAGCTGTGGAGCTTGTGGACGAGTACATCGGTCCTCCGATTCCGGCTGGACACAAAAGTTTGACCTATTCGGTTTGGTACCGTTCGCCTGGGCGCACCTTGACCGATCCAGAAGTCAACGATGTGCACACTCGGTTGATGGAGGCATTGGTGGATCGGTTGGGTGTTCGCCCGCGGTGA
- the pheS gene encoding phenylalanine--tRNA ligase alpha subunit produces the protein MPFGTIVPHGRPLGLRYGGVCPVMMERLESLYQEALAALRQARSSSEVEQLRVRYLGRNGELTQLVRSLRDVPPEDRPRVGARLNAIKDALEAEIGAQLTRLQSEEEEERLARERVDVTVPGRRRVLGALHPITQTIEEIVDIFVALGFEVATGPDIEDDYHNFTALNFPPDHPARDMQDTFFVDEDYLLRTHTSPVQIRVMESRQPPLRVVVPGATYRHDDDLTHSPMFHQIEGFLVDERVSMADLKGVLTYAMRELFGPETRLRFRASFFPFTEPSAEVDIACVMCGGRDRSCRVCKGSGWLEILGAGLIDPNVFAHVGYDPEKVSGFAFGLGVERVAMLKYEIPDIRTFTTNDVRFLRQFV, from the coding sequence TTGCCGTTTGGGACGATAGTCCCACACGGCCGTCCGCTGGGGTTGCGCTACGGCGGGGTGTGCCCCGTGATGATGGAGCGTCTAGAGAGCTTATATCAAGAGGCTTTGGCCGCGCTGCGGCAGGCGCGCTCGAGCTCCGAGGTCGAGCAGTTGCGAGTGCGTTACTTAGGCCGCAACGGCGAGTTGACGCAGCTCGTCCGCTCCTTGCGGGACGTGCCCCCCGAGGACCGGCCGCGAGTCGGAGCGCGGCTCAATGCGATCAAGGATGCTCTGGAGGCGGAGATCGGCGCGCAATTGACGCGGCTGCAATCGGAGGAAGAAGAAGAGAGACTGGCGCGAGAGCGGGTCGACGTCACCGTTCCAGGGCGGCGGCGTGTTTTGGGGGCCTTGCACCCGATCACGCAAACGATCGAAGAGATTGTTGATATTTTCGTGGCGCTCGGGTTCGAGGTCGCCACCGGCCCGGACATCGAGGACGATTATCACAATTTCACCGCACTGAACTTTCCACCGGATCACCCAGCGCGCGATATGCAAGATACCTTTTTCGTGGACGAGGACTACCTGCTGAGAACTCACACCTCGCCCGTGCAGATCCGGGTGATGGAAAGTAGGCAACCGCCGCTGCGCGTCGTGGTGCCCGGCGCCACGTATCGGCACGACGATGACCTGACACACTCCCCGATGTTCCATCAGATCGAGGGTTTCCTGGTGGACGAACGCGTGTCGATGGCTGATCTCAAGGGCGTGCTGACTTACGCCATGCGCGAGTTGTTTGGTCCGGAAACCCGCTTGCGTTTCCGGGCCAGCTTCTTTCCGTTTACGGAACCTAGCGCGGAAGTGGATATTGCGTGTGTCATGTGCGGCGGAAGAGATCGCAGTTGCCGAGTCTGCAAAGGCAGTGGCTGGCTAGAAATCCTCGGTGCAGGTCTGATCGACCCTAATGTGTTCGCTCACGTGGGATACGACCCGGAAAAGGTATCCGGATTTGCCTTCGGTTTGGGTGTGGAGCGCGTTGCCATGCTCAAATACGAGATTCCGGACATCCGCACATTTACGACCAACGACGTCCGTTTCCTCCGGCAGTTCGTTTGA
- the rplT gene encoding 50S ribosomal protein L20 — translation MPRAKRGFKARRRRKKIMKLAKGYVGGRRRQYRQARETVERGLCYAYRDRKVRKREFRSLWIARINAAARLHGLNYSQFVHGLGKSGVQVDRKVLADIAVTDPQAFGHFASLAKSALAAA, via the coding sequence ATGCCGCGAGCAAAGCGAGGTTTTAAGGCTCGGCGCCGCCGCAAGAAAATCATGAAGCTGGCTAAGGGCTACGTTGGGGGCCGTCGCCGGCAGTATCGGCAAGCTCGAGAAACGGTGGAAAGGGGGCTCTGTTACGCGTATCGGGACCGCAAGGTACGCAAGCGCGAATTCCGCAGCCTTTGGATCGCTCGAATCAACGCGGCCGCCCGCTTGCACGGGTTAAACTACAGCCAGTTCGTCCACGGCCTAGGCAAGAGTGGCGTGCAAGTGGACCGCAAGGTACTGGCGGACATCGCGGTGACGGACCCACAAGCTTTCGGTCATTTTGCTTCCCTGGCGAAGAGTGCTCTTGCGGCAGCGTGA
- the rpmI gene encoding 50S ribosomal protein L35 yields the protein MKLKTNRGAAKRFKVTAKGKIKRRKAYHRHILSSKSPKRKRNLRQATLVDSSNAKAIRRLLPYGC from the coding sequence ATGAAGTTGAAAACCAACCGAGGCGCAGCCAAAAGATTCAAAGTAACAGCCAAAGGCAAGATCAAGCGCCGCAAGGCATACCATCGGCACATCTTGTCGAGCAAAAGCCCCAAGCGAAAGCGCAATTTGCGGCAGGCAACCCTGGTGGACTCCTCGAACGCGAAAGCGATCCGCCGTTTATTGCCTTACGGGTGCTGA
- the thrS gene encoding threonine--tRNA ligase, with amino-acid sequence MTRKRSAVRSRPCLLLLSFLRITRIGMKVSFPDGTTLEMERGITAREALEAKGLLGPDVVAARVDGQVVDLSRRLEHDCDVAPVFAGSPEGLEVIRHSSAHLMAQAVKRLFPETQVTIGPVIENGFYYDFSRQEPFTPQDLERIETVMREIIRADYPIEREEWPKERAIEFFRNQGEHYKVEIIEGIPDPVVSVYRQGEFTDLCRGPHVPSTGRIPAVKLTGVAGAYWRGDARNEMLQRIYGTAWASAQDLEAYLQRLEEARQRDHRRLGQQLDLFSLHPISPGSPFFHPKGTIVYNLLVQFIRALYRRYGYTEVITPLIFKTELWKTSGHYDAFRDDMFLMKVEEEEYGIKPMNCPGHCYLYATRKYSYRDLPVRFADFSRLHRLEPSGTLTGLTRVRSMAQDDAHIFCTPEQMDEELDRFVAMTREVYEAFGFADVRVSVQTRPEKFLGHPELWDRAEAALQRVAERTGYPVVTLPGEGAFYGPKIGFDVHDVLQRSWTLATVQIDCAMPERFGLEYTTSAGTPATPVMLHRAVLGSIERFIAMLLEHTGGNLPAWLAPVQVRVLTLTDRQEAYGREITEQLRTQGWRAELDDRNEKLGYKIREGQMAKIPYLLVVGDREAQQGTVAPRTRAGGNESPVPLETFIERLRREAQPPVPL; translated from the coding sequence TTGACGCGGAAGAGGTCGGCGGTTCGATCCCGCCCGTGCCTACTGCTGTTGTCTTTTTTGCGGATTACGCGGATCGGCATGAAAGTGAGCTTCCCGGACGGAACCACGTTGGAGATGGAAAGAGGCATCACTGCGCGCGAAGCGCTCGAGGCTAAGGGTCTGCTCGGACCGGATGTGGTCGCAGCCCGGGTCGACGGGCAGGTCGTGGACCTGAGTCGGCGCCTAGAGCACGACTGCGATGTCGCGCCGGTGTTTGCAGGTAGCCCGGAAGGTTTGGAGGTGATTCGGCACTCCTCCGCGCACTTAATGGCGCAAGCGGTCAAGCGGCTATTCCCGGAAACTCAAGTCACCATCGGGCCGGTGATCGAGAATGGCTTCTACTATGATTTCAGCCGCCAGGAGCCTTTCACCCCGCAGGATCTCGAACGCATCGAGACCGTGATGCGCGAAATCATTCGCGCCGATTATCCCATCGAGCGGGAAGAATGGCCAAAAGAGCGAGCGATCGAATTTTTTCGCAACCAGGGTGAGCATTACAAGGTAGAAATCATTGAAGGCATTCCGGACCCGGTGGTGTCCGTATATAGGCAGGGCGAGTTCACCGACCTGTGCCGCGGACCGCATGTGCCGTCCACTGGTCGCATACCCGCCGTGAAGCTCACGGGTGTGGCGGGGGCATACTGGCGCGGCGATGCGCGCAACGAAATGTTGCAGCGGATTTACGGCACCGCCTGGGCATCGGCGCAGGACCTGGAGGCTTATCTCCAGCGACTGGAGGAAGCCCGGCAGCGCGATCACCGGCGGTTGGGCCAGCAGCTCGACCTATTTTCTTTGCACCCGATTTCGCCCGGGTCGCCGTTCTTCCACCCAAAAGGCACCATAGTGTACAACTTGCTGGTGCAATTCATTCGCGCCCTATACCGCCGCTACGGTTACACAGAGGTCATTACGCCCCTGATCTTTAAAACCGAACTTTGGAAAACCTCCGGCCACTACGACGCGTTTCGGGACGACATGTTTCTCATGAAAGTGGAGGAAGAGGAGTACGGCATCAAGCCCATGAATTGTCCCGGGCACTGTTACCTCTATGCAACACGCAAGTACTCGTATCGAGACCTGCCGGTGCGCTTCGCAGACTTCAGTCGTTTGCACCGGTTGGAGCCATCCGGCACGCTCACTGGTCTGACACGGGTACGGTCCATGGCTCAAGACGATGCCCACATCTTTTGCACGCCCGAGCAAATGGACGAGGAGCTCGATCGTTTTGTGGCCATGACCCGCGAAGTGTACGAGGCTTTCGGGTTCGCCGATGTGCGTGTGAGTGTCCAAACGCGACCGGAAAAATTCTTGGGTCACCCCGAGTTATGGGACCGCGCCGAGGCAGCACTCCAACGGGTTGCGGAACGCACCGGATACCCGGTGGTGACCCTTCCGGGAGAAGGCGCGTTTTACGGCCCCAAGATTGGTTTTGACGTGCACGATGTGTTGCAGCGTTCGTGGACGTTGGCCACGGTTCAGATTGACTGCGCGATGCCGGAACGTTTTGGCCTCGAGTACACGACCTCTGCAGGCACTCCGGCAACGCCGGTCATGTTGCACCGAGCTGTTCTCGGCTCGATCGAGCGTTTCATCGCGATGCTGCTGGAGCACACCGGCGGCAACTTGCCGGCATGGTTGGCTCCGGTACAAGTGCGCGTGCTGACGTTGACGGACCGCCAAGAGGCCTACGGGCGCGAGATTACGGAGCAGTTGAGAACGCAAGGGTGGCGCGCGGAGCTAGACGACCGAAACGAAAAACTCGGTTACAAAATTCGCGAAGGGCAAATGGCGAAGATTCCGTACCTGCTGGTGGTCGGTGACCGAGAAGCGCAACAGGGCACCGTCGCGCCCCGCACACGTGCGGGCGGAAACGAATCGCCGGTACCGCTAGAAACATTTATCGAGCGTTTGCGCCGCGAAGCACAACCGCCGGTGCCGCTGTGA
- a CDS encoding shikimate kinase — MASAGQLRSNIILIGMPGAGKSAVGRLLAHKLRRSFLDTDVLLAERVGQPLGDFLTSFGAERFRQEEEALVLGVAAKSCVVATGGSVVYSVRAMEHLRKLGMVVYLSADFPALERRGLDLVSRGVVRAAGQSLGSLLAERAPLYEKFADLTIDARAGDPAQVAEELVEVLAAVPTRTRQDPVTGGW, encoded by the coding sequence ATGGCCTCAGCCGGGCAGTTGCGCAGCAACATCATTTTGATCGGCATGCCGGGAGCGGGTAAGAGCGCTGTCGGCCGGTTGCTGGCGCACAAGTTGCGGCGCTCTTTCTTGGATACCGACGTGCTGTTGGCCGAGCGTGTCGGCCAGCCCCTCGGCGACTTTCTCACTAGTTTTGGAGCAGAGAGATTTCGCCAAGAGGAAGAAGCACTGGTTTTGGGGGTCGCTGCCAAGTCGTGCGTTGTGGCTACCGGGGGCAGTGTAGTGTACAGCGTGCGCGCCATGGAGCACTTGCGGAAGCTCGGGATGGTCGTGTACTTGTCCGCGGACTTCCCGGCCTTGGAACGCAGGGGTTTGGACCTCGTGAGCCGAGGGGTCGTTCGGGCTGCGGGCCAGAGCTTGGGCAGCTTACTGGCCGAGCGTGCCCCCCTTTACGAGAAGTTTGCCGATCTCACCATTGACGCGCGTGCAGGCGATCCCGCACAGGTCGCCGAGGAACTGGTGGAGGTCCTTGCCGCGGTACCGACTCGGACTCGGCAGGATCCAGTCACGGGAGGCTGGTGA